One Archangium lipolyticum DNA segment encodes these proteins:
- a CDS encoding helix-turn-helix transcriptional regulator, whose protein sequence is MPAAPRKSPHSHGPSEVRTRKDLAPLIKRELKRLGKRLRELREERGLTQEQAAEMIGVHPKSMPRIEGGTANPTVATLVAASVAYKVPLRDLFPEEEQGT, encoded by the coding sequence GTGCCTGCCGCCCCTCGCAAGTCACCTCACTCCCACGGACCTTCCGAAGTTCGGACACGGAAGGACTTGGCTCCCCTTATCAAGCGGGAGCTAAAGCGCCTCGGGAAGCGACTCCGAGAACTTCGGGAAGAGCGGGGGCTTACTCAGGAGCAGGCCGCCGAGATGATCGGGGTTCACCCCAAGTCGATGCCGCGCATAGAGGGAGGCACCGCGAATCCCACGGTGGCTACCCTGGTAGCCGCATCCGTGGCCTACAAGGTCCCTTTGCGCGACCTGTTCCCCGAGGAAGAACAGGGAACTTGA